In Mugil cephalus isolate CIBA_MC_2020 chromosome 11, CIBA_Mcephalus_1.1, whole genome shotgun sequence, the genomic window ACTAGCAGCTACCTCTGACTCCCAGGtgggtagaggaggaggagtgaaaggAGGAGTGAAAGGAGGATCTGGAGCTAACTCATCTCTCGTCTTTCGTCTTCTGTCCTCAGGCGCTCACCTCGGCCTCTCAGGGCTTCCTCAACTGTCTGGTCTACGGCTGGACTCGTGTCCACCTGTCCAGCCTCAGGGCCGGAGGGACGGCGGCGTCCTCCCGGGACGTGGACACTCAGACTCCTCTGCTgaggtcacagaagaagagaagctaCCAAACTCTGAGGAGTCTGAGCTGAGATGGAGCAGACGAACCGAGACTgaaaggggggcggggggtttCCTGTCATCTGCTACCGAGGTCGGGAGGGTTTAaacctgggggggggggactttcACTTTCAGGACGACAAAGATTCCACCGCTGATCCAGAACCACTGGGGCgagaaaaagggaagaagaaggaggagagggagttTACAGCGAGAGGAAGAACGACGGAGGAAACAGGATTTGAAAGAGACGACAGGTGGTGGAGCTGTGATGGAGGTCAATGACCCGGGACAGAAAGTCCTCCGTCCTCATCTCGTcctcacacagagacacaggaagacgcaaaacagatcagatcagattctaGCTCAGATGAGACACAATGAAATGGACGAGACGAGTCtgaatgagacaaaacaaagatgagacagatcagatcagattctaCTAAAGACGTCCGTCCACACAGTTTGGACTGGAGACCAGAGGAGACAACGCAAGACAAGCAACATGAGACCAGcatggttctgtgtcttttacctgtgaacatgttttcagtttcctgttttattttgttaagttccttggtttcctgttttattttgttaagttccttggtttcctgtttacGTGCTCAGTTTGCAGCGTCTTCAGATTTTTTAtgtcattaaatactttttgtttgaatcTTCCGGGTTCAGTGTCGCCACCAAACCTCGACAGGATGAATCAGCTGAAGAAGGATTCAGGTTTAATTTAATGTTCAGGACAAAACAAACTTCAAAAGAAAAGACTTGAATGAACTGAGAGCGGTGATATGAATCATATGAACCCAGAGAATAGAAGCAGAACTCAAACTATCAAACATCGATTCATCTCATTCACTGACGAGAACAACGACCCAGAACCCTTCAGGAACATCCAGGCAGACCTGGATATGTTTGGCTCTATGCAGAGCAGACGTTCAGGTTTCAtaggttttatatatataagtttCTAATTTCAGGGGCTCAGTGCAGTAATGAGGAAAAATGAACATGACCATGAATAAATGGTTCTTTGCTGAGAATCCTTTGCAGGTGACGTCTGGAGTCTGGACGTCAGCGTCTAATGATTAATGATGTGTCGACCTGACGGTGACTGAGTCTCTGAGGAACTGGTACAAACTTTTAAATACGTCAAAATCTGCCTTAAGACAAGTTAAAATAAGTTGAAAAGGAAACTGCTGTGAATATATAGAGTTAATTCACCTGAAacgtttgtgtatttgtatgttttattgaaCAGACACAGCAGGTTTTCTCAGACGGGCTTAAAATGGTACAAACCAGTTAAGTTAACAAGACaaagtctgttttatttaatgcttaATGTAACAACGTCATTTCAACAACAGACGGTggtttattaattcattcatataAATCACCTTCCTGAGGTGAAGCTTCTCTCAGAAGAGTTGAACCAACCTGTGGTTGTTCTTCttcgtttcatttcatttacactCAAACTGTTCTTCAAATcagcacaaagacagaaaacaaacattcctCCGCTTCTTAAATCTGAGTTAAACGCTTTGTTTATATTCACAAACACCTGACGCTCAGTTTCTGACAAATGTCAACCTGCAGTGCCCCCTGCTGTCTGGAGTCCGTCATTACCAAACAGAAATCTACAAGGTCCTGATGGATGGAAGCAGGAGAAatggttctttctttctttctttctttatttctttctttctttctttctttctttctttctttctttctttcaggtgaaataaaaacactccgCTCTCTCTGCCACGTTTCGTCTTTATTGTCGTTAATGAAACAGAGGAACTCTTTCACTGGTCCATCATCCGATCAGATGCCATGTGGCAGTTGTCCCGGGCGAGGTTGTAGTTGGGGCCTCCAGCGCCCACGAAGTCAGACACCGTCCTCGAGCCCTGGAAGTCTCTGGTTGACAAAGTCTGCAAACAGGAAACACTCGGTGAGTCATGAATGAATGGATCCAGCAGCTGTGGAGGAATCACGTGATCAGAACTCACACTCCACTTGGAGCTCATGTGTCGGGCGTCGGTCACCACCGTGTTTGAGGAGATGCCGGCGTTGTGTCCTTTATGGATGAGCCACTGGCTGCCGTCTCTCAGCGTCACCCTGAGTTTATATAGACAGAGCACAAAGCAAGATCCATAAAGACGACAGATAAATTAACTCTGagtggctgcagctgcagagtcaCTGATGATCCTTTTCTTTACATGTTTAAGGCAGAAATAAAAGTGAGGCCCGGACTGAACCGTGTTGCCATGGAAACGTGGGACTGACCGAACTCCTGTGTGGCTGATGTCTCCCAACTTGAATGGCCACCCGTCCAGAGGCCTCTGCATCCTCTCAGCCAGGTAGACCGGAGAGTTATAGAGATTAGTCAGGTCAGATCCAAACAGCTCCGCCTGTCCAGCCAGTTTAGCACGGTCCAAGGTTCCTGAGCATTCAcattcaaaacaactttattaatcccttaAAGGACAACACCACCcctaacacacaacacacaacacaaaacgcacaacacacaaggaaaggaaaggctgGCAGCTGTGTGCAATCTGCTACTTCTGATAATTTAGAATAAATCTCTTCATTAAAAGTACATCTCTTTATctctaaatgataaaatacataGAAGCAAACAGTGCCCAATATAAACACTACAGGTTCAGATTAATTCACATAGTTTGCTTTAGCAGACGGACAGAGTGAATAAAAGACGAATGGTTCCTCTTAGAAACTGGCCCAGAACCCGGAAGAATTCAAAGTACCGTGAGTTCCTCAGAGAACTTCCCTGTTCTCCCTTTTTTAGTGACACGTTGTTAAACCAACCGATAAAAGAATACGTTAAAAAAACTGAACCATCCATGTTTGACCAAACACAGTGTGAGGAGCTGCTCCCTCTGAGACTCTCCCAGCGACGACGCTCCTGCTTTTGATTCTGAAAAGTTTCTTTGCACCAATTTACAAAAGCAGAAAGAGTCACAGCGCCTCACGATGGTCATGATGGCGCCCTGAAGGAGAGACACCACGTTAAACCCATGACCTCCTCCTCAcaccctgctcctcctcagactctgctcctcctcacaccctgctcctcctcagaccCTACTCCTCCTCGgactctgctcctcctcagactcTGTGGGACTCACCTCCAGATGAGGAGGCCTCCACGGTGACCGAGAGCAGAGCCAGAGCccagagcagcaggaaggacGACGCCATGATCAGACCAGCTTCAGTCtctgagacagaaacagaccagactttatagagtctggtctggtcctcccccaccagagaccagaccacaAACACGTTTCATCACAACAGGAGGATCAAAGTTCATCTGGCAGCTCATTCAGTGGGTTCCACTGTTTCCCAGAATGCAGCAGGATCCTCAGCCAGGTCTCAACCAAGTTCAGTTCCAGCCCAAAGTAACAGGAAAggtttcccagaatgcatttcagtaCATAGCTTTAACGTTCCTCAGTCTGGTCGCAGATCATATAAATGTAGACActacgtctcctccatagaccgtctccatgatgtcacatcctgtttctgtagcgtcaaataacaaactaaaatgaaacttatcccaaaaaatgtcatttgaaCATTCgtcaacattatattattatattaactcCCTAAAAAAACTTATTCTacatgtgttttagtgtttgagTTTGGTCCAAATTCCGCCCACTAACTAAGTTTATCgtccttttgtcttttaaagcaCATCCCCCATGTCCCCCATGTCCCCCATGTCCCCCGTGTCCTCGGTGTCTCTGTATGGATTAGATTTGACTGATTTCTGTGTTTGCCTATAAATCACTAAATGGAGCGAGTCCAGCTGTGGACTGATCACTGGATCCTGGTTGTTCCAGGGCCGAGGCTTTAACCTCTGGACTCGTCCTGATCCTGGTTGTCTGTGCTCATTTTAAATGgttctgttttaattaaactcatatttgcattcatttcttCCATATTCGTGGATTTTTCAGATATTTGTGATTTTTCATCCTGATGCTGCAGAAGTTCATTTGATAATTatgaattaaattacatttgtaGAATGTAACTattcagagacacagacattatTGTTTTCGTACATTTTTGTCTGAATAATGACagaaactgattttattttcagctaaaaggtaaaaatgaaaaggatcTGGTTTGAAACCAAACTAAGAAattgcaaatacattttttttgtgctaaaataaaaataaatcatgctCAGTGAGTTGCTATAAATAAGAAGAGTATCAAatgtttcacacaaacattaatTACACATGAAAACAGCTTAATATGAAGAGTCAGTTCACATTTTTCAGGATTTTGCTTCTTATTGGAGCCT contains:
- the LOC125016898 gene encoding uncharacterized protein LOC125016898, which encodes MASSFLLLWALALLSVTVEASSSGGTLDRAKLAGQAELFGSDLTNLYNSPVYLAERMQRPLDGWPFKLGDISHTGVRVTLRDGSQWLIHKGHNAGISSNTVVTDARHMSSKWSTLSTRDFQGSRTVSDFVGAGGPNYNLARDNCHMASDRMMDQ